From one Drosophila subpulchrella strain 33 F10 #4 breed RU33 chromosome 3L, RU_Dsub_v1.1 Primary Assembly, whole genome shotgun sequence genomic stretch:
- the LOC119555078 gene encoding serine-rich adhesin for platelets encodes MRLFFVAVFAALVALAAAQSESKTVTAVATPDIKAQPCCESVRQTLIEIRKDIRLWLLDRLFGKLLLLHDGELLGNPNYVNCVNGKKILELSDESSATSQSSSTTTTTTSSDDGQTTVSSSPAVEVTEGSSSSDDGSSGQSSTTSTTTTTISSDEDQASTSSDPIVEVTHGTSAGNSSQSSSTTTSTTSSDDGQTTVSSSPAVEVTEGSSSNDDGSSGQSSTTSTTTTTSTTSTDEGQASTSSDPVVEVTQGTNSAGNSSQSSSTTTSTTSSDDGQTTVSSSPAVEVTEGSSSNDDGSSGQSSTTSTTTTTSTTSSDEGQASTSSDPIVEVTQGISAGNSSQSSSTTTSTTSSDDGQTTVSSSPAVEVTEGSSSNDDGSSGQSSTTSTTTTTTTTSSDEDQARPSSDPIVEVTQGTSAGNSSQSSSTTTSSTSSDEGQTTVSSSPAVEVTEGSSSNDDGSSGQSSTTSTTTTTTTTSSDEDQARPSSDPIVEVTQGTSAGNSSQSSSTTISSTSSDEGQTTVSSSPAVEVTEGSSSNGDGSSGQSSTTSTTTTTSTTSSDEGQASTSSDPFKEVTQGTNIAGNSSKSSSTTTTTTSSDDGQTTVSSSPAVEVTEGSSSSDDGSSGQSSTTSPTTTTTTTSSDEDQASTSSDPIVEVTQGTSAGNSSQSSSTTTSTASSDDGQTTVSSSPAVEVTEGSSSNDDGSSGQSSTTSTTTTTTTTSSDEGQDNTSSDPTVEVTQGTNTAGNSSQSSSTTTSTTSSDDGQTTVSSSPAVEVTEGSSSNDDGSSGQSSTTSTTTTTSTTSSDEGQASTSSDPIVAVTQGTNSAGNSSQSSSTTTLTASSDDGQTTVSSSPAVEVTEGSSSNDDGSSGQSSTTSTTTTTTTTTTSSDGSQDNTSSDPTVEVTQGTNTAGNSSQSSSTTTTTTPSDDDQTTVSSSPAVEVTEGSSSNDDGSSGQSSTTSTTTTTTTTSSDEGQDNTSSDPTVEVTQGTNTAGNSSQSSSTTTTTTPSDDDQTTVSSSPAVEVTEGSSSNDGGSSGQSSTTSTTTTTTTTSSGEGQASTSSDPTVEVTQGTNSAGNSSQSSSATTTTTSSDEGQTTVSSSPAVEVTEGSSSNDDGSSGQSSTASTTTTTSTTSSDEGQGSTSSDPIVEVTQGTSAGNSSHQSSSTTTSTTSSDDGQTTVSSSPAVEVTEGSSSNDDGSSGQSSTTSTTTTTSTTSSDEGQASTSSDPIVEVTQGTNSAGNSSQSSSTTTSTTSSDDGQTVSSSPAVEVTEGSSSNDDGSSGQLSTTSTTTTTTTTSSDEGQDNTSSDPTVEGTQGTSAGNSSQSSSTTTSTTSSDDGQTTVSSSPAVEVTEGSSSNDDGSSGQSSTTSTTTTTTTTSSDEDQASTSSDPIVEVTQGTNSAGNSSQSSSTTTSTTSSDDGQTTVSSSPAVEVTEGSSSNDDGSSGQSSTTSTTTTTTTTSSDEDQASTSSDPIVEVTQGTNSAGNSSQSSSTTTSTAFSEEGQTTVSSSPAVEVTEGSSSNDDGSSGQSSTTSTTTTTTTTSSDEGQDNTSSDPTVEVTQGTNTDGNSSQSSSTTTTTTPSDDDQTTVSSFPAVEVTEGSSSNDDGIFGQSSTTSTTTTTTTTSSGEGQASTSSDPTVEVTQGTNSAGNSSQSSSTTTTTTSSDEGQTTVSSSPAVEVTEGSSSNDDGRSGQSSTTSTTTTTTTTSSDEGQDNTSSDPTVEVTQGTNTAGNSSQSSSTTTSTTSSDDGQTTVSSSPAVEVTEGSSSNDDGSSGQSSTTSTTTTTSTTSSDEGQASTSSDPIVEVTQGTSAGNSSHQSSSTTTSTTSSDEGQTTVSSSPAVEVTEGSSSNDDGSSGQSSTTSTTTTTSTTSSDEGQASTSSDPIVEVTQGTNSAGNSSQSSSTTTSSTSSDEDQTTVSSSPAVEVTEGSSSNDDGSSGQSSTTSTTTTTTTTSSNEDQASTSSDPIVEVTQGTNSAGNSSQSSSTTTSTASSDDGQTTVSSSPAVEVTEGSSSNDDGSSGQSSTTSTTTTTTTTSSDEGQDNTSSDPTVEVTQGTNTAGNSSQSSSTTTSSTSSDEGQTTVSSSPAVEVTEGSSSNDDGSSGQSSTTSTTTTTSTTSSDEGQASTSSDPIVEVTQGTNSAGNSSQSSSTTTSSTSSDEDQTTVSSSPAVEVTEGSSSNDDGSSGQSSTTSTTTTTTTTSSNEDQASTSSDPIVEVTQGTNSAGNSSQSSSTTTSTTSSDDGQTTVSSSPAVEVTEGSSSNGDGSSGQSSTTSTTTTTTTTSSDEGQDNTSSDPTVEVTQGTNTAGNSSQSSSTTTSTASSDEGQTTVSSSPAVEVTEGSSSNDDGSSGQSSTTSTTTTTTTTSSDEGQDNTSSDPTVEVTQGTNTAGNSSQSSSTTTTTSDVIVNGGKSGSKWTKTTKTSKVTKFNGNSNSSSSETTTTITTSTSSTPQIKRSRSSSSKKTSSGGKVRTKRSSKKSHKTKNNNSSIDGAESSASLFDGNSSNDGANSSQPSTTSTTNPKFNGNSNSSSSETTTTITTSSSLTPQIKRSRSSSTKKTSSGGKIRTKRSSKKSHKSKNNSSSVNGAESSDALFDGNSSNDGASASQSSTTTTITSSDGSDQSSSSSLPAVDASVASQSSKSRSSKVPKSNDRSSSRSSKTTKTVTTSSSSAPKSKHSWSSSSKKTSIGGKSNKTSSTTTTTFSDKGHTDSSLDPHIEITQGSPLNDNESSNQVVTTTTSSESLVGTPSSPVVKVIKESSISKGGKTIRSSTTTTTTTTNGSKQSGTTPHKVVDASVVAHGGKSSSKSSTTTKTTSTNGGKSSGILSLPDVDATTSLTGGRSGSTLTKTTKTYTSKSSAVPKSSSRKTTTTTITTKTSSVPKTETKYSWSSSSNRASNPIRLTPPTVNAGISVGGGDSSNSWSKIIKRSTTGGKTNARDSSSLSGSIVGAGGTRGAQSWSQRSGFSGGSSTAQGSPDIRFRLARGQTSNEAQLQNSNPWTRSTSQDSGSFDNGDLSVDGQNMQGLESSSDPSMIQGGYVGATGQYPYWWGVGARRSWTPYGWRPYGSGWGSWSNQY; translated from the exons AATCTAAAACGGTTACGGCGGTGGCCACCCCGGATATAAAGGCTCAGCCATGTTGTGAAAGTGTTCGACAAACTTTAATTGAAATACGAAAGGATATTCGTCTGTGGCTGCTGGACAGGCTTTTCGGAAAGTTGCTTCTCTTGCATGACGGAGAACTGCTTGGAAATCCGAATTACGTGAATTGTGTTAACGGGAAAAAAATACTCGAATTATCCGATGAGAGCTCTGCTA CCAGTCAGTCTTCGTCCACAACCACCACGACAACCTCTTCGGATGATGGCCAAACCACCGTGTCGTCTTCTCCAGCAGTAGAAGTCACTGAGGGAAGTTCGTCGAGTGATGATGGAAGCTCTGGTCAGTCGTCGACAACCTCCACAACCACAACGACAATATCGTCAGATGAGGATCAAGCCAGCACCTCATCTGATCCAATTGTTGAAGTCACTCATGGAACAAGTGCTGGAAACTCCAGTCAGTCTTCGTCCACAACCACCTCGACAACCTCTTCGGATGATGGTCAAACCACCGTGTCGTCTTCTCCAGCAGTAGAAGTCACTGAGGGATCTTCGTCGAATGATGATGGAAGCTCTGGTCAGTCGTCGACAACCTCCACAACTACAACCACATCGACAACATCTACTGATGAGGGTCAAGCCAGCACCTCATCTGACCCTGTTGTGGAAGTCACTCAGGGAACGAATAGTGCTGGAAACTCCAGTCAGTCTTCGTCCACAACCACCTCGACAACCTCTTCGGATGATGGTCAAACCACCGTGTCGTCTTCTCCAGCAGTAGAAGTCACTGAGGGATCTTCGTCGAATGATGATGGAAGCTCTGGCCAGTCGTCGACAACCTCCACAACCACAACCACATCGACAACATCTTCTGATGAGGGTCAAGCCAGCACCTCATCTGATCCAATTGTTGAAGTCACTCAGGGAATAAGTGCTGGAAACTCCAGTCAGTCTTCGTCCACAACCACCTCGACAACCTCTTCGGATGATGGTCAAACCACCGTGTCGTCTTCTCCAGCAGTAGAAGTCACTGAGGGATCTTCGTCGAATGATGATGGAAGCTCTGGTCAGTCGTCGACAACCTCCACAACTACAACCACAACGACAACATCTTCGGATGAGGATCAAGCCAGACCCTCATCTGATCCAATTGTTGAAGTCACTCAGGGAACAAGTGCCGGAAACTCCAGTCAGTCTTCGTCCACAACCACCTCGTCAACCTCTTCGGATGAAGGTCAAACCACCGTGTCGTCTTCTCCAGCAGTAGAAGTCACTGAGGGAAGTTCGTCGAATGATGATGGAAGCTCTGGTCAGTCGTCGACAACCTCCACAACCACAACCACAACGACAACATCTTCGGATGAGGATCAAGCCAGACCCTCATCTGATCCAATTGTTGAAGTCACTCAGGGAACAAGTGCCGGAAACTCCAGTCAGTCTTCGTCCACAACAATCTCGTCAACCTCTTCGGATGAAGGTCAAACCACCGTGTCGTCTTCTCCAGCAGTAGAAGTCACTGAGGGATCTTCGTCGAATGGTGATGGAAGCTCTGGTCAGTCGTCGACAACCTCCACAACCACAACCACATCAACAACATCTTCTGATGAGGGTCAAGCCAGCACCTCATCTGACCCTTTTAAGGAAGTCACTCAGGGAACGAATATTGCTGGAAACTCCAGTAAGTCTTCGTCCACAACCACCACGACAACCTCTTCGGATGATGGTCAAACCACCGTGTCGTCTTCTCCAGCAGTAGAAGTCACTGAGGGATCTTCGTCGAGTGATGATGGAAGCTCTGGTCAGTCGTCGACAACCTCCCCAACCACAACCACAACGACAACATCTTCGGATGAGGATCAAGCCAGCACCTCATCTGACCCAATTGTTGAAGTCACTCAGGGAACAAGTGCTGGAAACTCCAGTCAGTCTTCGTCCACAACCACCTCGACAGCCTCTTCGGATGACGGTCAAACCACCGTGTCGTCTTCTCCAGCAGTAGAAGTCACTGAGGGAAGTTCGTCGAATGATGATGGAAGCTCTGGTCAATCGTCGACAACCTCCACAACCACAACCACAACGACAACATCTTCGGATGAGGGTCAAGACAACACCTCATCTGACCCTACTGTGGAAGTCACTCAGGGAACGAATACTGCTGGAAACTCCAGTCAGTCTTCGTCCACAACCACCTCGACAACCTCTTCGGATGATGGTCAAACCACCGTGTCGTCTTCTCCAGCAGTAGAAGTCACTGAGGGATCTTCGTCGAATGATGATGGAAGCTCTGGTCAGTCGTCGACAACCTCCACAACCACAACCACATCGACAACATCTTCTGATGAGGGTCAAGCCAGCACCTCATCTGACCCTATTGTGGCAGTCACTCAGGGAACGAATAGTGCTGGAAACTCCAGTCAGTCTTCGTCCACAACCACCTTGACAGCCTCTTCGGATGATGGTCAAACCACCGTGTCGTCTTCTCCAGCAGTAGAAGTCACTGAGGGATCTTCGTCGAATGATGATGGAAGCTCTGGTCAGTCGTCGACAACCTCCACAACTACAACCACAACCACAACGACAACATCTTCGGATGGGAGTCAAGACAACACCTCATCTGACCCTACTGTGGAAGTCACTCAGGGAACGAATACTGCTGGAAACTCCAGTCAGTCTTCGTCCACAACCACCACGACAACCCCTTCGGATGATGATCAAACCACCGTGTCGTCTTCTCCAGCAGTAGAAGTCACTGAGGGATCTTCGTCGAATGATGATGGAAGCTCTGGTCAGTCGTCGACAACCTCCACAACTACAACCACAACGACAACATCTTCGGATGAGGGTCAAGACAACACCTCATCTGACCCTACTGTGGAAGTCACTCAGGGAACGAATACTGCTGGAAACTCCAGTCAGTCTTCGTCCACAACCACCACGACAACCCCTTCGGATGATGATCAAACCACCGTGTCGTCTTCTCCAGCAGTAGAAGTCACTGAGGGATCTTCGTCGAATGATGGTGGAAGCTCTGGTCAGTCGTCGACAACCTCCACAACCACAACCACAACGACAACATCTTCGGGTGAGGGTCAAGCCAGCACCTCATCTGACCCTACTGTGGAAGTCACTCAGGGAACAAACAGTGCTGGAAACTCCAGTCAGTCTTCGTCCGCAACCACCACGACAACCTCTTCGGATGAAGGTCAAACCACCGTGTCGTCTTCTCCAGCAGTAGAAGTCACTGAAGGATCTTCGTCGAATGATGATGGAAGCTCTGGTCAGTCGTCGACAGCCTCCACAACCACAACCACATCGACAACATCTTCTGATGAGGGTCAAGGCAGCACCTCATCTGACCCAATTGTTGAAGTCACTCAGGGAACAAGTGCCGGAAACTCCAGTCA TCAGTCTTCGTCCACAACCACCTCGACAACCTCTTCGGATGATGGTCAAACCACAGTGTCGTCTTCTCCAGCAGTAGAAGTCACTGAGGGATCTTCGTCGAATGATGATGGAAGCTCTGGTCAGTCGTCGACAACCTCCACAACCACAACCACATCGACAACATCTTCTGATGAGGGTCAAGCCAGCACCTCATCTGACCCTATTGTGGAAGTCACTCAGGGAACGAATAGTGCTGGAAACTCCAGTCAGTCTTCGTCCACAACCACCTCGACAACCTCTTCGGATGATGGTCAAACCGTGTCGTCTTCTCCAGCAGTAGAAGTCACTGAGGGAAGTTCGTCGAATGATGATGGAAGCTCTGGTCAATTGTCGACAACCTCCACAACCACAACCACAACGACAACATCTTCGGATGAGGGTCAAGACAACACCTCATCTGACCCTACTGTAGAAGGCACTCAGGGAACAAGTGCTGGAAACTCCAGTCAGTCTTCGTCCACAACCACCTCGACAACCTCTTCGGATGATGGTCAAACCACCGTGTCGTCTTCTCCAGCAGTAGAAGTCACTGAGGGATCTTCTTCGAATGATGATGGAAGCTCTGGTCAGTCGTCGACAACCTCCACAACTACAACCACAACGACAACATCTTCGGATGAGGATCAAGCCAGCACCTCATCTGACCCTATTGTGGAAGTCACTCAGGGAACGAATAGTGCTGGAAACTCCAGTCAGTCTTCGTCCACAACCACCTCGACAACCTCTTCGGATGATGGTCAAACCACCGTGTCGTCTTCTCCAGCAGTAGAAGTCACTGAGGGATCTTCTTCGAATGATGATGGAAGCTCTGGTCAGTCGTCGACAACCTCCACAACTACAACCACAACGACAACATCTTCGGATGAGGATCAAGCCAGCACCTCATCTGACCCTATTGTGGAAGTCACTCAGGGAACGAATAGTGCTGGAAACTCCAGTCAGTCTTCGTCCACAACCACCTCGACAGCCTTTTCGGAAGAAGGTCAAACCACCGTGTCGTCTTCTCCAGCAGTAGAAGTCACTGAGGGAAGTTCGTCGAATGATGATGGAAGCTCTGGTCAGTCGTCGACAACCTCCACAACTACAACCACAACGACAACATCTTCGGATGAGGGTCAAGACAACACCTCATCTGACCCTACTGTGGAAGTCACTCAGGGAACGAATACTGATGGAAACTCCAGTCAGTCTTCGTCCACAACCACCACGACAACCCCTTCGGATGATGATCAAACCACCGTGTCGTCTTTTCCAGCAGTAGAAGTCACTGAGGGATCTTCGTCGAATGATGATGGAATCTTTGGTCAGTCGTCGACAACCTCCACAACCACAACCACAACGACAACATCTTCGGGTGAGGGTCAAGCCAGCACCTCATCTGACCCTACTGTGGAAGTCACTCAGGGAACAAACAGTGCTGGAAACTCCAGTCAGTCTTCGTCCACAACCACCACGACAACCTCTTCGGATGAAGGTCAAACCACCGTGTCGTCTTCTCCAGCAGTAGAAGTCACTGAGGGATCTTCGTCGAATGATGATGGAAGGTCTGGTCAGTCGTCGACAACCTCCACAACTACAACCACAACGACAACATCTTCGGATGAGGGTCAAGACAACACCTCATCTGACCCTACTGTGGAAGTCACTCAGGGAACGAATACTGCTGGAAACTCCAGTCAGTCTTCGTCCACAACCACCTCGACAACCTCTTCGGATGATGGTCAAACCACCGTGTCGTCTTCTCCAGCAGTAGAAGTCACTGAGGGATCTTCGTCGAATGATGATGGAAGCTCTGGTCAGTCGTCGACAACCTCCACAACCACAACCACATCGACAACATCTTCTGATGAGGGTCAAGCCAGCACCTCATCTGATCCAATTGTTGAAGTCACTCAGGGAACAAGTGCTGGAAACTCCAGTCA TCAGTCTTCGTCCACAACCACCTCGACAACCTCTTCGGATGAAGGTCAAACCACCGTGTCGTCTTCTCCAGCAGTAGAAGTCACTGAGGGATCTTCGTCGAATGATGATGGAAGCTCTGGTCAGTCGTCGACAACCTCCACAACCACAACCACATCGACAACATCTTCTGATGAGGGTCAAGCCAGCACCTCATCTGACCCTATTGTGGAAGTCACACAGGGAACGAATAGTGCTGGAAACTCCAGTCAGTCTTCGTCCACAACCACCTCGTCAACCTCTTCGGATGAAGATCAAACCACCGTGTCGTCTTCTCCAGCAGTAGAAGTCACTGAGGGATCTTCGTCGAATGATGATGGAAGCTCTGGGCAGTCGTCGACAACCTCCACAACTACAACCACAACGACAACATCTTCGAATGAGGATCAAGCCAGCACCTCATCTGACCCTATTGTGGAAGTCACTCAGGGAACGAATAGTGCTGGAAACTCCAGTCAGTCTTCGTCCACAACCACCTCGACAGCCTCTTCGGATGATGGTCAAACCACCGTGTCGTCTTCTCCAGCAGTAGAAGTCACTGAGGGATCTTCGTCGAATGATGATGGAAGCTCTGGTCAGTCGTCGACAACCTCCACAACTACAACCACAACGACAACATCTTCGGATGAGGGTCAAGACAACACCTCATCTGACCCTACTGTGGAAGTCACTCAGGGAACGAATACTGCTGGAAACTCCAGTCAGTCTTCGTCCACAACCACCTCGTCAACCTCTTCGGATGAAGGTCAAACCACCGTGTCGTCTTCTCCAGCAGTAGAAGTCACTGAGGGATCTTCGTCGAATGATGATGGAAGCTCTGGTCAGTCGTCGACAACCTCCACAACCACAACCACATCGACAACATCTTCTGATGAGGGTCAAGCCAGCACCTCATCTGACCCTATTGTGGAAGTCACACAGGGAACGAATAGTGCTGGAAACTCCAGTCAGTCTTCGTCCACAACCACCTCGTCAACCTCTTCGGATGAAGATCAAACCACCGTGTCGTCTTCTCCAGCAGTAGAAGTCACTGAGGGATCTTCGTCGAATGATGATGGAAGCTCTGGGCAGTCGTCGACAACCTCCACAACTACAACCACAACGACAACATCTTCGAATGAGGATCAAGCCAGCACCTCATCTGACCCTATTGTGGAAGTCACTCAGGGAACGAATAGTGCTGGAAACTCCAGTCAGTCTTCGTCCACAACCACCTCGACAACCTCTTCGGATGATGGTCAAACCACCGTGTCGTCTTCTCCAGCAGTAGAAGTCACTGAGGGAAGTTCGTCGAATGGTGATGGAAGCTCTGGTCAATCGTCGACAACCTCCACAACCACAACCACAACGACAACATCTTCGGATGAGGGTCAAGACAACACCTCATCTGACCCTACTGTGGAAGTCACTCAGGGAACGAATACTGCTGGAAACTCCAGTCAGTCTTCGTCCACAACCACCTCGACAGCCTCTTCGGATGAAGGTCAAACCACCGTGTCGTCTTCTCCAGCAGTAGAAGTCACTGAGGGAAGTTCGTCGAATGATGATGGAAGCTCTGGTCAGTCGTCGACAACCTCCACAACTACAACCACAACGACAACATCTTCGGATGAGGGTCAAGACAACACCTCATCTGACCCTACTGTGGAAGTCACTCAGGGAACGAATACTGCTGGAAACTCCAGTCAGTCTTCGTCCACAACCACCACGAC TTCTGATGTTATCGTTAATGGTGGCAAATCGGGCTCAAAATGGACTAAAACCACAAAAACTTCAAAGGTTACCAAGTTTAATGGGAATTCTAACTCCAGCTCAAGCGAAACTACTACAACAATAACGACTAGCACTTCCTCTACACCTCAAATTAAACGTTCCAGGTCGAGCTCATCTAAGAAAACTTCCAGTGGTGGTAAGGTTCGGACCAAGCGGTCGAGCAAAAAATCCCACAAGACTAAAAATAACAATTCATCAATTGATGGAGCAGAATCGTCTGCTTCATTATTtgatggaaatagttccaaTGATGGCGCAAACTCGAGTCAGCCTTCAACAACATCAACTACAAATCCCAAGTTTAATGGGAATTCTAACTCCAGCTCAAGCGAAACGACTACAACAATAACGACTAGCTCTTCCTTGACACCTCAAATTAAACGTTCCAGGTCGAGCTCAACGAAGAAAACTTCCAGTGGTGGTAAGATTCGGACCAAGCGGTCGAGCAAAAAATCCCACAAGAGTAAAAATAACAGTTCATCAGTTAATGGAGCAGAATCGTCTGATGCATTATTtgatggaaatagttccaaTGATGGTGCAAGCGCGAGTCAGTcttcaacaacaacaacaattaccTCAAGCGATGGAAGCGATCAGTCCAGCTCTTCGTCTTTGCCTGCAGTAGACGCCAGTGTAGCTTCACAAAGCAGCAAATCCAGGTCCTCTAAGGTTCCCAAATCTAATGATAGATCGAGCTCCAGATCTAGCAAAACCACAAAAACCGTAACGACAAGCTCTTCCTCTGCACCTAAGAGCAagcattcctggtcgagttcATCAAAGAAAACTTCCATTGGTGGAAAATCGAACAAGACTTCCTCGACCACGACAACGACTTTTTCAGATAAGGGTCATACAGACAGTTCTTTGGACCCCCACATCGAAATCACTCAGGGTAGTCCTTTGAACGATAATGAAAGCTCGAATCAGGTCGTCACAACGACTACCTCCTCTGAGAGCCTAGTTGGTACTCCTTCTTCTCCTGTCGTCAAAGTGATCAAGGAAAGTTCCATAAGCAAAGGAGGAAAAACCATACGATCgtcaaccacaacaacaactacaaccacAAATGGAAGTAAGCAGTCGGGCACCACACCTCATAAAGTGGTTGATGCTAGCGTAGTGGCTCATGGTGGAAAGTCGAGCTCAAAATCTTCAACGACAACCAAAACAACATCCACTAATGGAGGTAAATCGTCAGGTATCTTGTCCCTACCAGACGTTGACGCCACCACATCACTTACCGGCGGAAGGTCAGGATCAACATTGACTAAAACCACTAAGACCTACACCTCAAAGAGCTCCGCAGTTCCCAAGTCTTCTTCGAGAAAAACGACAACTACAACCATTACGACGAAAACTTCATCGGTCCCTAAAACTGAGACTAAATACTCCTGGTCTAGTTCTTCGAATAGAGCCTCAAATCCAATACGCCTAACCCCGCCAACCGTTAATGCAGGCATCTCTGTTGGTGGAGGAGATTCATCGAACTCATGGTCGAAGATTATTAAAAGAAGTACCACAGGTGGTAAGACCAACGCCAGAGATAGTTCATCCCTTTCTGGATCTATTGTAGGTGCAGGCGGCACTCGTGGCGCACAGTCCTGGTCCCAGCGATCAGGATTCTCGGGAGGCAGTTCTACTGCGCAGGGATCTCCAGACATCCGATTCCGGTTAGCCCGAGGTCAGACCAGTAACGAAGCTCAGTTGCAAAACTCGAATCCCTGGACCAGAAGCACCAGCCAAGATAGCGGAAGCTTCGATAACGGAGACCTATCCGTAGATGGCCAGAATATGCAGGGGTTGGAGAGCTCCAGTGACCCTTCTATGATCCAAGGAGGCTACGTGGGCGCAACAGGACAGTATCCCTACTGGTGGGGAGTTGGAGCCAGACGAAGCTGGACGCCTTATGGATGGCGTCCATACGGAAGCGGATGGGGTAGTTGGAGCAATCAATATTAA